A single genomic interval of Streptomyces sp. NBC_00663 harbors:
- a CDS encoding ketoacyl-ACP synthase III codes for MSKIKPSKGAPYARILGVGGYRPTRVVPNEVILEKIDSSDEWIRSRSGIETRHWANDEETVAAMSIEASGKAIADAGISAEQIGGVIVSTVSHFKQTPAVATEIADKLGTRKAAAFDISAGCAGFGYGLTLAKGMIVEGSAEYVLVIGVERLSDLTDLEDRATAFLFGDGAGAVVVGPSDVPHIGPTVWGSEGDKSETIKQTVAWNEFRLGDVTQLPLDSEGNVKFPAITQEGQAVFRWAVFEMAKVAQQALDAAGISPDDLDVFIPHQANERIIDSMVKTLKLPEHVTVARDVRTTGNTSAASIPLAMERLLATGEAKSGDTALVIGFGAGLVYAATVVTLP; via the coding sequence ATGTCGAAGATCAAGCCCAGCAAGGGCGCCCCTTACGCGCGCATCCTCGGCGTCGGCGGCTACCGCCCGACCCGGGTCGTGCCCAACGAGGTGATCCTCGAGAAGATCGACTCCTCCGACGAGTGGATCCGCTCGCGCTCCGGCATCGAGACCCGGCACTGGGCGAACGACGAGGAGACCGTCGCCGCCATGTCGATCGAGGCGTCCGGCAAGGCCATCGCCGACGCCGGGATCTCCGCCGAGCAGATCGGCGGCGTGATCGTCTCGACCGTCTCGCACTTCAAGCAGACCCCGGCCGTGGCGACGGAGATCGCCGACAAGCTGGGCACGCGGAAGGCCGCCGCGTTCGACATCTCCGCGGGCTGCGCCGGTTTCGGCTACGGCCTCACGCTCGCCAAGGGCATGATCGTCGAAGGCTCGGCGGAGTACGTCCTGGTCATCGGCGTCGAGCGGCTGTCCGACCTGACCGACCTGGAGGACCGCGCGACGGCCTTCCTGTTCGGTGACGGGGCGGGCGCGGTCGTGGTCGGCCCCTCCGACGTGCCGCACATCGGCCCGACGGTGTGGGGTTCCGAGGGCGACAAGTCCGAGACGATCAAGCAGACGGTGGCGTGGAACGAGTTCCGGCTCGGCGACGTCACCCAGCTCCCGCTCGACAGCGAGGGCAACGTCAAGTTCCCTGCGATCACGCAGGAGGGCCAGGCGGTGTTCCGCTGGGCCGTGTTCGAGATGGCGAAGGTCGCTCAGCAGGCGCTGGACGCGGCCGGAATCAGCCCGGACGACCTGGACGTCTTCATTCCGCACCAGGCCAACGAGCGGATCATCGACTCGATGGTGAAGACTCTCAAGCTGCCGGAGCACGTCACGGTCGCCCGCGACGTGCGCACCACCGGCAACACCTCGGCCGCCTCGATCCCGCTCGCGATGGAGCGGCTCCTGGCGACCGGCGAGGCGAAGAGCGGCGACACCGCGCTCGTCATCGGCTTCGGGGCGGGTCTCGTCTACGCCGCCACTGTCGTTACCCTCCCCTAG
- a CDS encoding ACP S-malonyltransferase, whose amino-acid sequence MLVLVAPGQGAQTPGFLTPWLELPGAADRVAAWSDAIGLDLAHYGTQADADAIRDTAVAQPLLVAAGILSASALGAVAPGAVAGHSVGEFTAAAFAGVLDDTAALTLVRKRGLAMAEAAAVTETGMSALLGGDPETSVAHLEKLGLTPANVNGAGQIVAAGTLEQLAALNEDKPEGVRKVIALKVAGAFHTHHMAPAVDALAKAAETVTPADPTLPYVSNKDGRTVATGTEVLARLVGQVANPVRWDLCMETFKELGATAIIEVSPGGTLVGLAKRALPGVKTLALKTPDDLDAARELIAEQSA is encoded by the coding sequence GTGCTCGTACTCGTCGCTCCCGGCCAGGGCGCCCAGACGCCCGGCTTCCTGACCCCCTGGCTCGAACTCCCCGGTGCCGCCGACCGCGTCGCCGCGTGGTCGGACGCCATCGGCCTGGACCTCGCCCACTACGGCACACAGGCCGACGCGGACGCCATCCGGGACACGGCTGTCGCCCAGCCGCTCCTGGTCGCGGCCGGGATCCTGTCCGCCTCGGCACTCGGTGCCGTCGCGCCGGGCGCGGTCGCGGGCCACTCCGTCGGTGAGTTCACCGCCGCCGCCTTCGCCGGTGTCCTCGACGACACCGCCGCGCTGACCCTCGTACGCAAGCGCGGTCTCGCCATGGCCGAGGCCGCCGCGGTCACCGAGACCGGTATGTCGGCGCTGCTCGGCGGCGACCCGGAGACCTCCGTCGCGCACCTGGAGAAGCTCGGTCTGACCCCGGCGAACGTGAACGGCGCGGGCCAGATCGTGGCCGCCGGCACCCTGGAGCAGCTCGCCGCGCTGAACGAGGACAAGCCCGAGGGCGTCCGCAAGGTCATCGCCCTGAAGGTGGCCGGCGCCTTCCACACGCACCACATGGCACCCGCGGTCGACGCGCTGGCGAAGGCCGCCGAGACCGTCACGCCCGCCGACCCGACGCTCCCCTACGTCTCCAACAAGGACGGGCGGACCGTCGCCACCGGCACCGAGGTGCTGGCGCGGCTGGTCGGCCAGGTCGCCAACCCGGTCCGCTGGGACCTGTGCATGGAGACGTTCAAGGAACTCGGCGCGACCGCGATCATCGAGGTCTCCCCCGGTGGCACGCTGGTCGGCCTCGCCAAGCGCGCTCTGCCCGGCGTCAAGACGCTGGCCCTCAAGACCCCCGACGACCTCGACGCCGCTCGCGAGCTCATCGCCGAGCAGAGCGCCTGA
- a CDS encoding PucR family transcriptional regulator, which yields MPEPETGNIPAAAAAVHSHSATLKRLERSSGSLAAQAIARMDETLPWYRAMPPENRSWIGLVAQAGIAAFTEWFRHPDAPQAISTDVFGTAPRELTRAITLRQTVEMVRTTIEVMESAIDEVAAPGDEGTLREALLVYAREIAFATAQVYAQAAEARGAWDARLESLVVNAVLSGEADEGAVSRAAALGWNAPEHVCVVLGTAPDGDSELTVEAIRRAARHAKLQVLTGVLGDRLVVIAGGSDNPIAVAKSLIGPYAAGPVVAGPVVPDLLAATRSAQAAAAGLKACSAWQDAPRPVLADDLLPERAMAGDPAAREQLVEEIYRPLEEAGSALLETLSVYLEQASSLEGAARMLFVHPNTVRYRLRRVTDVTGWSPSDVRSAFTLRIALILGRLADGDPPL from the coding sequence GTGCCCGAACCCGAAACCGGCAACATCCCAGCCGCCGCAGCAGCCGTCCACTCGCACTCCGCGACCCTGAAGAGGCTGGAGAGGTCGTCCGGGTCGCTCGCCGCGCAGGCCATCGCGCGGATGGACGAGACGCTGCCGTGGTACCGGGCCATGCCCCCGGAGAACCGTTCCTGGATCGGCCTTGTCGCCCAGGCCGGGATCGCGGCGTTCACGGAGTGGTTCCGGCATCCCGACGCCCCGCAGGCCATCTCCACGGATGTGTTCGGGACCGCTCCGCGCGAGCTGACCCGGGCGATCACCCTGCGGCAGACCGTCGAGATGGTGCGCACCACCATCGAGGTCATGGAGTCCGCCATCGACGAGGTGGCCGCTCCCGGTGATGAGGGCACTCTGCGGGAGGCCCTCCTCGTCTACGCCCGGGAGATCGCCTTCGCCACGGCCCAGGTGTACGCCCAGGCCGCGGAGGCACGGGGTGCCTGGGACGCGCGGCTGGAGTCGCTGGTCGTCAACGCCGTGCTCAGCGGCGAGGCCGACGAGGGTGCCGTCAGCCGGGCCGCCGCTCTCGGGTGGAACGCTCCCGAACATGTGTGTGTCGTCCTCGGCACCGCGCCCGACGGGGACTCCGAGCTGACCGTCGAGGCGATCCGGCGGGCCGCCCGGCACGCCAAGCTCCAGGTGCTCACGGGCGTCCTCGGGGACCGGCTCGTCGTCATCGCCGGTGGCAGCGACAACCCGATCGCCGTCGCCAAGTCGCTGATCGGGCCCTATGCGGCGGGACCGGTGGTCGCCGGGCCCGTCGTACCCGATCTGCTGGCCGCGACCCGGTCCGCGCAGGCCGCCGCGGCCGGGCTGAAGGCCTGTTCCGCCTGGCAGGACGCCCCGCGCCCGGTTCTCGCGGACGATCTCCTCCCGGAGCGCGCGATGGCCGGGGACCCCGCCGCTCGCGAGCAGCTGGTGGAGGAGATCTACAGACCGCTGGAGGAGGCCGGATCGGCGCTTCTGGAGACACTCTCCGTCTATCTCGAACAGGCGAGCAGTCTCGAGGGCGCGGCCCGGATGCTCTTCGTCCATCCCAACACCGTGCGCTACCGGCTTCGACGTGTGACTGACGTCACCGGCTGGTCGCCGTCGGATGTACGCTCCGCGTTCACGCTGCGGATCGCGCTGATCCTGGGGCGTCTGGCCGACGGGGATCCCCCGCTCTAG
- a CDS encoding pirin family protein: MDVRRADERYPGGDQAAGIDSRHAFSFGSHYDPDNLRFGAVIACNEERLAPGAGFDEHPHSHTEIVTWVVEGELTHRDTAGHETKVRPGDVQRLSSAGGVRHVERNDGVEPLTFLQMWLAPADPGGDPSYEIVRGIADSTPYAVPEAAAMLHVRRLGPGERTAVPDAPYVYVHVVRGEVRLDGAELGPGDAARITDAEGVAAVAATRAELLLWEMA; the protein is encoded by the coding sequence ATGGACGTGCGACGCGCCGACGAGCGCTACCCAGGGGGCGACCAGGCGGCCGGAATCGACTCCCGTCACGCCTTCTCCTTCGGCTCGCACTACGACCCCGACAACCTCCGCTTCGGCGCGGTGATCGCCTGCAACGAGGAGCGCCTCGCCCCCGGCGCCGGCTTCGACGAGCACCCGCACAGCCACACCGAGATCGTGACCTGGGTGGTGGAGGGCGAGCTGACGCACCGCGACACGGCGGGCCATGAGACGAAGGTCCGCCCCGGCGACGTCCAGCGCCTGAGCTCCGCGGGCGGCGTCCGGCACGTCGAGCGCAACGACGGCGTGGAGCCGCTGACCTTCCTCCAGATGTGGCTGGCCCCCGCCGACCCCGGCGGCGACCCCTCGTACGAGATCGTCCGCGGCATCGCCGACTCCACCCCGTACGCCGTCCCGGAGGCGGCCGCGATGCTCCACGTCAGGCGGCTGGGGCCGGGCGAGCGAACGGCGGTGCCCGACGCCCCGTACGTCTACGTCCATGTCGTACGCGGTGAAGTGCGGCTGGACGGCGCGGAGTTGGGCCCCGGCGACGCGGCCCGGATCACCGACGCCGAGGGCGTGGCCGCGGTGGCGGCGACGCGGGCCGAACTGCTGCTGTGGGAGATGGCCTAG
- a CDS encoding serine hydrolase domain-containing protein: MSLKSLALIENWPVSTAAAGVVRADGTVLGTHGAADRRFPLASVTKPLAAYAALVAYEEGAVELDEAAGPAGSTVRHLLAHTSGLAFDEHRVTAAPGERRLYSNAGFEQLGDHIAKATDIPFAEYLRQAVLEPLGMTATSLEGSPAKDGVSTVEDLLRFAAEVQAPRLLDPRTVADAMTVQYPGTKGVLPGYGHQNPNDWGLGFEIRDSKSPHWTGSSSSPRTFGHFGQSGTFLWLDPAAGAACVALTDRAFGPWAVEAWPVFTDAVLAELSGR; encoded by the coding sequence ATGTCGCTGAAGAGCCTCGCGTTGATCGAGAACTGGCCGGTTTCCACCGCTGCGGCAGGGGTGGTGCGGGCCGACGGTACGGTGCTCGGCACCCATGGTGCGGCCGACCGTCGTTTTCCGCTGGCCTCGGTCACCAAGCCGCTCGCGGCGTACGCGGCGCTCGTCGCGTACGAGGAGGGGGCGGTCGAGCTCGACGAGGCGGCGGGACCCGCCGGGTCGACGGTCCGGCATCTGCTCGCCCACACCTCGGGGCTGGCCTTCGACGAGCACAGGGTGACGGCGGCGCCCGGCGAGCGGCGGCTGTACTCCAACGCCGGGTTCGAGCAGCTCGGCGACCACATCGCCAAGGCGACGGACATCCCCTTCGCCGAGTATCTGCGGCAGGCGGTCCTGGAGCCGCTGGGCATGACGGCGACGAGTCTCGAGGGCTCTCCCGCCAAGGACGGCGTCTCGACGGTCGAGGACCTTCTCCGCTTCGCGGCCGAGGTGCAGGCGCCCCGGCTGCTCGACCCGCGTACGGTCGCCGACGCCATGACCGTCCAGTACCCGGGCACCAAGGGGGTCCTGCCGGGCTACGGCCACCAGAACCCCAACGACTGGGGCCTCGGCTTCGAGATCCGCGACTCCAAGTCCCCGCACTGGACGGGCTCTTCGTCCTCGCCACGCACCTTCGGCCACTTCGGGCAGTCCGGTACGTTCCTCTGGCTCGACCCGGCCGCGGGGGCCGCCTGCGTGGCGCTGACGGACCGGGCGTTCGGGCCGTGGGCGGTCGAGGCGTGGCCGGTGTTCACCGACGCCGTCCTCGCCGAGCTCAGCGGCCGCTAG
- a CDS encoding GNAT family N-acetyltransferase, producing MTLVRRAVPEDAGEVLRLRQVMIDSMADADPSTEWHIESLPVLKERLAEADGDFAAFVVDHPERAGALAALVCGTVDYRIGKAGNPRGVAGFVFSVATDPQARRRGYARAGMEALLQWFGERGVRRVQLTASAEARALYDSLGFLPKPDPLLELKL from the coding sequence ATGACTCTCGTACGACGTGCCGTGCCCGAGGACGCCGGGGAAGTGCTGCGGCTTCGCCAGGTGATGATCGACTCGATGGCGGACGCCGATCCGTCCACAGAGTGGCACATCGAGTCGCTCCCGGTCCTGAAGGAACGGCTGGCGGAGGCGGACGGGGACTTCGCGGCGTTCGTGGTCGATCATCCGGAGCGGGCGGGGGCGTTGGCCGCGCTGGTGTGCGGGACGGTCGACTACCGGATCGGCAAGGCGGGCAACCCGCGCGGTGTCGCCGGCTTCGTCTTCAGCGTCGCCACCGACCCGCAGGCCCGGCGGCGCGGGTACGCGCGTGCGGGTATGGAGGCCTTGCTCCAGTGGTTCGGCGAGCGCGGGGTCCGCCGCGTCCAGCTCACCGCGTCCGCCGAGGCCAGGGCGCTGTACGACTCCCTCGGCTTCCTGCCCAAGCCCGACCCCTTGCTGGAGCTGAAGCTGTGA
- a CDS encoding MerR family transcriptional regulator, producing the protein MTVMETTPGTRTDSCAAPPHPHRRPEGQDSYTISEVVAFTGLSAHTLRWYERIGLMPHIDRSHTGQRRYSNRDLDWLDLVGKLRLTGMPVAAMVRYAELVREGDHTFTERFELLETTRQDVLSRIAELQDTLAVLDRKISFYADAGHAYETEKAG; encoded by the coding sequence ATGACGGTGATGGAGACCACCCCGGGTACCAGGACCGACAGCTGTGCCGCCCCGCCGCACCCACACCGGCGCCCCGAGGGCCAGGACAGCTACACGATCAGCGAGGTCGTCGCCTTTACCGGCCTGTCCGCGCACACCCTGCGCTGGTACGAGCGGATCGGCCTGATGCCGCACATCGACCGCTCGCACACCGGCCAGCGCCGGTACAGCAACCGCGACCTGGACTGGCTCGACCTCGTCGGCAAGCTCAGGCTCACCGGCATGCCCGTCGCCGCCATGGTGCGGTACGCGGAACTGGTGCGCGAGGGCGACCACACGTTCACCGAACGGTTCGAGCTCCTGGAGACGACCCGGCAGGACGTCCTGTCCCGGATCGCGGAACTCCAGGACACCCTCGCCGTTCTCGACCGGAAGATCAGCTTCTATGCCGATGCCGGTCACGCCTACGAAACGGAGAAAGCCGGATGA
- a CDS encoding aldo/keto reductase, with protein MTDSTIPTARLGADGPEVGVQGLGCMGMSFAYGPADAGESRATLERALELGVTLYDTADAYGAGENEKFLSPFFKAHRDEVVIATKFALTVPPDDPTRRIIRNDPPYIRQAVEASLKRLDVDVIDLYYMHRRDVNVPIEETVGVMAELVREGKVKHLGLSEVTGTELRAAQGVHPIAAVQSEWSLFSRDIESGVVPTARDLGITLVPYSPLGRGFLTGSFANADKDLTADDFRRQQPRFTGENAAANVTLLDPVRTVAEAHGASLGQVALAWVQQQSKVHGLPVIPIPGTRKASRVEENAAATRIELTEAELALLEPIAEKVAGDRYADMTFTSAGRE; from the coding sequence ATGACCGACAGCACGATCCCCACCGCACGACTGGGTGCCGACGGCCCCGAGGTGGGAGTGCAGGGCCTCGGCTGCATGGGCATGAGCTTCGCCTACGGCCCCGCCGACGCGGGCGAGTCGCGGGCCACCCTGGAACGCGCCCTGGAACTGGGCGTCACGCTCTACGACACCGCGGACGCGTACGGCGCCGGGGAGAACGAGAAGTTCCTCTCCCCGTTCTTCAAGGCCCACCGCGACGAGGTCGTGATCGCCACCAAGTTCGCCCTGACCGTCCCGCCGGACGACCCGACCCGGCGCATCATCCGCAACGACCCGCCCTACATCCGCCAGGCCGTCGAGGCCAGCCTCAAGCGCCTCGACGTCGACGTCATCGACCTCTACTACATGCACCGGCGCGATGTGAACGTCCCCATCGAGGAGACCGTCGGCGTCATGGCCGAACTGGTCCGCGAGGGCAAGGTCAAGCACCTGGGCCTCAGCGAGGTCACCGGCACCGAACTGCGGGCGGCCCAGGGCGTCCACCCGATCGCCGCCGTCCAGTCGGAGTGGTCCCTGTTCAGCCGCGACATCGAGTCCGGCGTGGTCCCGACCGCCCGCGACCTGGGCATCACCCTGGTCCCCTACTCCCCGCTCGGCCGCGGCTTCCTCACCGGTTCCTTCGCCAACGCCGACAAGGACCTTACCGCCGACGACTTCCGCCGCCAGCAGCCCCGCTTCACCGGCGAGAACGCGGCGGCCAACGTCACCCTCCTCGACCCGGTCCGCACGGTGGCCGAGGCACACGGGGCGTCCCTCGGGCAGGTCGCCCTGGCCTGGGTCCAGCAGCAGTCCAAGGTCCACGGCCTGCCGGTGATCCCGATCCCGGGCACGAGGAAGGCGAGCCGGGTGGAGGAGAACGCGGCGGCGACGAGGATCGAACTGACAGAAGCGGAACTGGCCTTGCTGGAGCCGATCGCAGAGAAGGTGGCAGGCGACCGCTACGCAGACATGACGTTCACTTCGGCCGGACGTGAGTAA
- a CDS encoding DUF4429 domain-containing protein, with product MSRMGDVLAGFHAAWEFESDSVLIRYERGIRTPKLFQSLGERRIPLRALSGVTLTPGKRGTVVLRAEPRPGADPLMEAAAGQLKEGCDPYRLVLPAERAVLAEYYADELRASLPADDGPAERFLVPAPEVPLSFKAYDGKASFDGKNVFFRWFWTGASSAKWKAGDQSFAVSELSGVEWRSPEVFEGHLRLRRGDVASPAQADQDPAAVVFGLGYGPVHESLPFAAAVLAAVRERGPAAVVPAAARRDPADIAERIRHLGELHQAGLVTDEEFSVKKAELLAEL from the coding sequence ATGAGCCGCATGGGTGACGTACTGGCCGGATTTCATGCCGCCTGGGAGTTCGAGTCCGACTCTGTGCTCATCCGCTACGAACGCGGTATTCGAACACCCAAGCTGTTCCAGTCCCTGGGCGAGCGCCGGATTCCGCTGCGGGCCCTGTCCGGGGTGACCCTGACCCCCGGCAAACGCGGCACGGTCGTGCTGCGCGCCGAACCCAGGCCGGGCGCCGACCCCTTGATGGAGGCGGCGGCCGGACAGCTGAAGGAAGGCTGCGATCCGTACCGGCTGGTGCTGCCGGCCGAGCGTGCCGTTCTCGCCGAGTACTACGCCGACGAGCTGCGGGCGTCGCTGCCGGCGGACGACGGACCGGCGGAACGGTTTCTGGTGCCGGCGCCCGAGGTGCCGTTGTCCTTCAAGGCGTACGACGGGAAGGCGTCCTTCGACGGGAAGAACGTGTTCTTCCGGTGGTTCTGGACGGGGGCGTCGTCGGCGAAGTGGAAGGCGGGCGACCAGAGTTTCGCCGTCTCCGAGCTGAGCGGGGTGGAGTGGCGGTCACCGGAGGTGTTCGAGGGGCATCTGCGGCTGCGCCGCGGGGACGTGGCCTCGCCCGCGCAGGCTGATCAGGATCCGGCTGCGGTGGTGTTCGGGCTGGGGTATGGGCCCGTCCATGAGTCGTTGCCGTTCGCCGCGGCGGTGTTGGCGGCGGTACGGGAAAGAGGGCCGGCCGCGGTGGTCCCGGCGGCGGCGCGCCGGGACCCTGCGGACATTGCTGAGCGGATTCGCCATCTGGGAGAGCTGCATCAGGCCGGGTTGGTCACTGATGAGGAGTTCTCTGTGAAGAAGGCGGAGTTGTTGGCTGAGTTGTGA
- a CDS encoding alpha/beta hydrolase gives MTSFDTSPQLNAWRALLALAVVFVMLATTGWTALKAHPATTPLQASLSAWEHGRIAGHDLPDPDASPARLAAFFATLTAPQRARLAHRYPLAVGNMNGAPVELRYRANRIALGKARKTELKRMHDPRLSPNGQQEAGRRMHRYEALMSDKRHILAFDPEGSGRVAEVFGSLTKAERISVVVPGVDTDLLTFQRTYRKYSAPVGMAKSLYAAEKAASPSTRTAVIAWADYTAPGGLGLDSATGVRAAEGAVRLNALVRALPGGAPVSLFCHSYGSVVCGVAARALPGRVADIAVAGSPGMRVEKASHLHTSAQVWAMRDADDWIQDVPYLELGGLGHGADPVSSAFGARVLSAADAKGHSGYFEPGTESLLNFADIGVGAYRSVHCSDDDKACRAGLSGTTTDGRA, from the coding sequence GTGACTTCCTTCGACACCTCTCCCCAACTCAACGCCTGGCGCGCACTGCTCGCGCTGGCCGTGGTGTTCGTCATGCTGGCGACCACCGGATGGACCGCGCTCAAGGCCCACCCGGCCACCACCCCGCTCCAGGCCTCGCTCAGCGCCTGGGAGCACGGCCGCATAGCGGGACACGACCTCCCCGACCCGGACGCCTCCCCCGCCCGGCTCGCCGCGTTCTTCGCCACGCTCACCGCTCCGCAGCGCGCCAGGCTCGCCCACCGCTACCCGCTCGCGGTCGGCAACATGAACGGCGCCCCCGTCGAGCTGCGCTACCGCGCCAACCGGATCGCGCTGGGCAAGGCCCGCAAGACCGAGCTGAAACGCATGCACGACCCGCGCCTGTCGCCCAACGGGCAGCAGGAAGCGGGCCGTCGTATGCACCGCTACGAGGCGCTGATGAGCGACAAGCGGCACATCCTCGCCTTCGACCCGGAGGGTTCGGGCCGGGTCGCCGAGGTCTTCGGCAGTCTGACCAAGGCGGAGCGGATCTCGGTCGTCGTCCCCGGCGTCGACACCGACCTGCTCACCTTCCAGCGGACCTACCGCAAGTACTCGGCCCCGGTCGGCATGGCCAAGTCCCTGTACGCGGCCGAGAAGGCGGCGAGCCCCTCGACGCGTACGGCCGTGATCGCCTGGGCCGACTACACCGCGCCCGGCGGACTCGGCCTCGACTCGGCGACCGGAGTCCGCGCGGCGGAGGGTGCCGTCCGGCTGAACGCGCTGGTACGGGCGCTGCCCGGCGGCGCGCCCGTCTCCCTGTTCTGCCACAGCTACGGCTCGGTGGTCTGCGGGGTCGCCGCACGCGCGCTACCCGGCCGGGTCGCCGACATAGCGGTGGCCGGCAGTCCCGGGATGCGCGTCGAGAAGGCCTCCCATCTGCACACCTCGGCGCAGGTGTGGGCGATGCGGGACGCGGACGACTGGATCCAGGACGTGCCGTACCTGGAACTCGGCGGCCTCGGCCACGGTGCCGACCCGGTGTCCTCCGCGTTCGGGGCCCGGGTGCTGTCGGCGGCGGACGCGAAGGGGCACAGCGGCTATTTCGAGCCGGGTACCGAGAGTCTGCTGAACTTCGCCGACATCGGCGTCGGCGCATACCGCTCGGTCCACTGCTCCGACGATGACAAGGCGTGCCGGGCCGGTTTGTCCGGCACGACGACGGACGGACGCGCGTAG
- a CDS encoding TetR family transcriptional regulator — translation MENLRERKKQRTREALLRAALELFTTRGYEQTTVDDVVGAVDVSQRTFFRYFANKEEAALAVVELAVAHFVEVVRDRPPHEAPMEALRQAVVAGWDSLNDTIESVVPVELYLRMYQVIESTPVLLAAHLRRSMEIEETLARVIAEREGLDVDADLRPRLVVAVFSGVMRVTERRWSTGADLGLDAMRALTVSYLEQVGPALTGDWRTQ, via the coding sequence ATGGAAAACCTGCGCGAACGCAAGAAGCAGCGCACCCGCGAGGCCTTGCTGCGGGCCGCCCTCGAACTCTTCACCACGCGCGGGTACGAGCAGACGACCGTGGACGACGTCGTCGGCGCCGTCGACGTCTCCCAGCGCACCTTCTTCCGCTACTTCGCCAACAAGGAGGAGGCCGCCCTCGCCGTGGTGGAGCTGGCGGTGGCCCACTTCGTCGAGGTGGTGCGCGACCGGCCGCCGCACGAGGCGCCGATGGAGGCCCTGCGACAGGCCGTCGTGGCGGGCTGGGACTCGCTCAACGACACCATCGAGTCCGTCGTACCGGTCGAGCTGTACCTGCGGATGTACCAGGTCATCGAGTCGACGCCGGTGCTGCTCGCGGCCCATCTGCGGCGCTCCATGGAGATCGAGGAGACGCTCGCGCGGGTGATCGCCGAGCGCGAGGGGCTCGATGTGGACGCGGACCTCAGGCCACGGCTCGTGGTGGCCGTCTTCAGCGGGGTGATGCGGGTGACGGAGCGCCGGTGGAGCACGGGCGCCGACCTCGGCCTGGACGCGATGCGGGCCCTGACGGTGTCGTATCTCGAACAGGTGGGCCCGGCACTCACGGGCGACTGGCGAACACAGTGA